The following are encoded in a window of Thermoproteota archaeon genomic DNA:
- the pstA gene encoding phosphate ABC transporter permease PtsA yields the protein MTSIQRRQEYRTLFKQNVERRLIVDKIVRLIVIACVITAIVPLGSILLEVFKNGAAAISIEFLTQVPGSIGTGDGGIGPAIQGTLIIIGMASLIGVPIGVLSGVFLSEFGDNRLAKSIRFFNDVFMEFPSIVLGIFAFLVIVLVLGHFSVWAGAFALSLIMFPIVARTTEESLKMVPVTYREAGMALGLKRWVVIMRIVLSAAKSGLVTGVLLSVSRIGGETAPLIMTILGSSQFFSDFDTPMDALPLRIWRLSLLPYDSAQLQGWGAALVLILIILAVNVGVRYFVLNKQGGGLVGRLIKQDRGVKQ from the coding sequence TTGACTAGCATACAACGAAGACAAGAGTATAGAACTCTCTTTAAACAAAATGTTGAACGCAGATTAATTGTTGATAAAATTGTAAGATTGATAGTTATCGCGTGTGTTATTACTGCTATAGTTCCACTTGGCAGCATACTGCTTGAAGTTTTTAAAAATGGTGCAGCAGCTATTAGCATAGAATTTCTTACTCAAGTTCCAGGTTCCATAGGTACTGGGGATGGCGGTATTGGACCTGCAATTCAGGGTACTTTGATAATTATTGGCATGGCAAGCCTAATTGGCGTACCAATAGGTGTTCTCTCAGGTGTATTCTTGTCTGAATTTGGAGATAATCGTTTGGCAAAATCTATTCGATTTTTTAATGATGTGTTTATGGAATTTCCATCTATTGTTCTCGGTATTTTTGCCTTTTTGGTTATAGTGTTGGTACTAGGTCACTTTTCAGTATGGGCTGGTGCATTTGCATTATCCCTTATCATGTTTCCAATAGTAGCTAGAACCACTGAAGAATCACTCAAAATGGTTCCAGTGACATACCGTGAAGCTGGTATGGCGTTAGGACTGAAAAGATGGGTTGTCATCATGAGAATTGTTTTATCAGCTGCAAAAAGTGGATTGGTAACCGGCGTCTTGTTATCTGTCTCTCGAATCGGAGGGGAAACTGCTCCATTAATCATGACAATTCTCGGAAGCAGTCAATTCTTCAGTGACTTTGATACACCTATGGATGCACTACCTCTAAGAATATGGCGTCTTTCTTTACTTCCATATGATAGCGCACAGCTACAGGGTTGGGGAGCAGCACTTGTTTTGATTTTGATTATTCTTGCAGTAAATGTTGGTGTTCGATACTTTGTTCTAAATAAACAAGGTGGAGGCCTAGTTGGAAGATTGATCAAACAGGATAGAGGTGTAAAACAATGA
- the pstC gene encoding phosphate ABC transporter permease subunit PstC, with protein sequence MAKVVSNPPKRRLNTDKIFKIGATIAGVYVLVIIALMIFQLTAESYPIWEEEGFSFVTSTDWNAVEGRESFGALPYILGTLVTAALAMAIGVPLSIGIAMFISDAPPKIGNPLGFVVELLAAVPSVIYGLWGLFVFREYFRDFIEKPLHSAFGDTIWFFSGTPFGLDIFTASIILAIMIIPTVSAVSREIMKAVPQQQKEAAYMLGATKWEMFKLAVFPYAKTGLIGASILGLGRAVGETMAVTMLIGNATGLSAIPSSLFKPSQTMSSIIANEFVEASPASLHLPALIGIALVLLGIAICINIVAHILVSRMLKIKEGAINN encoded by the coding sequence GTGGCTAAAGTCGTAAGTAATCCCCCAAAAAGGAGACTAAATACAGATAAAATTTTCAAAATTGGCGCTACCATAGCTGGAGTCTATGTTTTAGTAATTATTGCATTGATGATCTTTCAACTTACTGCAGAATCGTATCCTATATGGGAGGAAGAAGGCTTTTCATTTGTTACTAGCACTGATTGGAATGCCGTAGAAGGAAGAGAATCATTTGGAGCGTTGCCGTATATTTTAGGAACACTAGTTACAGCAGCACTCGCAATGGCAATTGGAGTTCCACTTAGTATTGGAATTGCAATGTTCATTTCAGACGCACCTCCAAAAATTGGAAATCCTTTGGGCTTTGTTGTAGAATTGCTTGCAGCAGTGCCAAGTGTAATTTACGGTTTGTGGGGACTTTTTGTATTTAGAGAATATTTTCGTGATTTTATTGAAAAACCATTGCACTCAGCATTTGGTGACACTATTTGGTTTTTTTCAGGTACTCCATTTGGTTTGGATATCTTTACTGCAAGTATAATTTTAGCAATAATGATCATTCCTACCGTATCTGCAGTGTCTAGAGAAATAATGAAGGCAGTACCACAACAGCAAAAGGAAGCAGCATACATGCTTGGTGCAACAAAATGGGAGATGTTCAAACTTGCTGTATTCCCATATGCAAAAACAGGATTAATCGGTGCATCAATTTTAGGACTGGGAAGAGCAGTTGGCGAGACAATGGCTGTAACAATGTTAATTGGTAATGCAACAGGATTAAGTGCAATTCCATCTTCATTATTCAAACCAAGTCAAACCATGTCAAGTATTATTGCAAATGAATTTGTAGAAGCATCCCCGGCATCATTACATCTTCCTGCATTAATTGGAATTGCCCTCGTTCTTTTGGGAATTGCAATTTGTATCAATATTGTAGCACACATTCTTGTATCGCGAATGTTAAAAATCAAAGAGGGAGCTATTAACAATTGA